Proteins encoded by one window of Maliibacterium massiliense:
- a CDS encoding MerR family transcriptional regulator, whose translation MREVMMSTGEVAEKMHVSVRALQYYDRIGLLAPSARSAGGRRRYSGQDMVKLHQILSLKYLGFTLEEIRARLTGLQTPEEVLAALEAQREAVQAERARLDEALAAIARLQQEIRDMAQVDWEKYAAIITLLRMENEAFWVVKCLGKKLLHHVAEHIGQVQSEEIYYLWQQLCDEADALVAEGCAPEDARAQALAARWWDMVMRFTGGDMSMLGELVAFDQDKSAWDAACREKQQRIDDFIGQALGVYIASQGIDVPELG comes from the coding sequence ATGCGTGAAGTGATGATGTCTACCGGCGAGGTGGCGGAAAAAATGCACGTATCGGTGCGCGCGCTGCAGTACTACGACCGCATCGGCCTGCTTGCGCCCAGCGCGCGCAGTGCGGGTGGGCGGCGGCGCTACAGCGGGCAGGATATGGTCAAGCTGCACCAGATCCTGTCGTTGAAATACCTGGGCTTTACGCTGGAGGAAATCCGCGCCCGCTTAACGGGCCTGCAGACGCCCGAAGAGGTGCTCGCGGCGCTGGAGGCACAGCGCGAGGCCGTGCAGGCAGAGCGCGCCCGGCTCGACGAGGCGCTTGCAGCCATTGCGCGGCTGCAGCAGGAGATTCGGGACATGGCGCAGGTGGACTGGGAGAAGTATGCGGCCATCATCACCCTGCTGCGCATGGAGAACGAGGCGTTCTGGGTGGTAAAATGCCTGGGGAAAAAGCTGTTGCACCACGTTGCCGAGCACATCGGCCAGGTGCAGAGCGAGGAGATATACTATCTTTGGCAGCAGCTGTGCGACGAGGCGGATGCGCTTGTGGCCGAGGGGTGCGCGCCCGAAGACGCGCGCGCGCAGGCGCTGGCCGCCCGCTGGTGGGACATGGTGATGCGCTTTACGGGCGGGGACATGTCCATGCTGGGCGAGCTGGTGGCCTTTGACCAGGATAAGAGTGCGTGGGACGCTGCGTGCAGGGAGAAGCAGCAGCGCATTGACGATTTTATCGGCCAGGCGCTGGGCGTGTATATCGCATCACAGGGCATCGACGTCCCTGAGTTAGGATGA
- a CDS encoding ABC transporter permease produces MMRAFGSLFMLQARMDMRDRGILLVYDLVPVVFYVFVGAVFTAINPIVHETLIASMCAFAVTMGAMLGTPQRLVELFSGDLDTAYRLGGVPVGRVVLAHALAAFLHLSAVCALIYASAPLLFDAPMPAQPLPFIGGLALFVATSVALGTLLGLCCNTQGKATLYAQLIFLPSMMISGMMFPADLLPEAMQAVSSVLPATCAMNLLTKGQGGFAFALFGICALCIALCALRLRFLARPKA; encoded by the coding sequence ATGATGCGCGCTTTTGGTTCGCTCTTTATGCTGCAGGCGCGCATGGATATGCGTGACCGCGGCATCCTGCTGGTATACGACCTGGTGCCGGTGGTGTTCTACGTATTTGTGGGCGCGGTGTTTACCGCCATCAACCCCATTGTGCATGAGACGCTCATCGCCTCGATGTGCGCCTTTGCGGTGACCATGGGCGCGATGCTGGGCACGCCCCAGCGGCTGGTGGAGCTGTTCTCCGGCGATCTGGACACCGCCTACCGCCTGGGCGGCGTGCCGGTGGGCCGGGTGGTGCTGGCGCACGCGCTGGCTGCGTTTTTGCACCTGAGCGCGGTGTGCGCGCTCATCTATGCAAGCGCGCCGCTGCTCTTTGACGCGCCCATGCCCGCGCAGCCGCTGCCCTTTATCGGGGGCCTTGCGCTGTTTGTGGCGACAAGCGTGGCGCTGGGTACGCTGCTGGGGCTGTGCTGTAACACCCAGGGCAAGGCGACGCTCTATGCGCAGCTGATATTTCTGCCCTCGATGATGATTTCGGGCATGATGTTCCCTGCCGACCTGCTGCCCGAGGCGATGCAGGCGGTCTCCAGCGTGCTGCCCGCCACCTGCGCCATGAACCTGCTGACAAAGGGGCAAGGTGGGTTCGCCTTTGCGCTCTTTGGCATCTGCGCGCTATGCATCGCGCTGTGCGCGCTGCGGCTGCGCTTTCTCGCCCGGCCCAAGGCCTGA
- the ileS gene encoding isoleucine--tRNA ligase, translating to MYKKVSTDLHFAAREKEVLRFWKDNDIFAKSSRMREGGPTFTFYDGPPTANGKPHIGHVLTRSFKDVVPRYRTMKGYHVLRKAGWDTHGLPVELEVEKLLGIDGKPQIEAYGVEPFIQQCKKSVWKYLSQWQEMSERVGFWVDMEHPYITYDNNYIESVWWSLKQLWDKGLIYKGHKIVPYCPRCGTALSSHEVAQGYKDVTDVTAIARFRLKGEENTSILAWTTTPWTLPSNVALCVNARETYVRARLKGEVFILAEALVARVLGEGAEILSRCKGSDLEGTEYVPLYDFADVSGKKAWFVVCDDYVTLEEGTGVVHIAPAFGEDDSRVGQKYDLPLVQLVDTQGQFVAGCGDLSGLFVKDADAVILKDLEVRGLLFAAEPHEHAYPFCWRCDTPLIYYARQSWFIRMTALRDELVKNNRSINWMPDNIKEGRMGNFLENVVDWGLSRERYWGTPLPIWECACGHRHMVGSIKELRELGRDVPEDIELHKPYIDQVHLTCPDCGGEMQRVSEVIDCWYDSGSMPFAQWHYPFENQSIFKENYPADFISEAVDQTRGWFYTLLAISTAVFGQAPFKNCIVLGHVNDKDGQKMSKHKGNVVDPWTILDKQGADAVRWYFFTVSSPWLPSRFYAEAVSEAQRKYMGTLWNTYAFYILYADIDAFDPTKHTLDKENLPLLDRWILSRLNELVRFVDTSMEDYKITEAARALSDFVDELSNWYVRRGRERYWAGAMAQDKVNAFMTLYTVLETLTRLTAPFTPFMAEEMYQNLVRTVDKDAPESVHMCDFPVCDESMIDPDMCRQMEGVLDVVVLGRAARNAAGMKIRQPLSHMLLCGVALDETYTDLVADELNVKKVSVVQDLSDLIVYTFKPQLRTLGPRFGKRLGAVRKALAEADAAAAMAAWDKGEAYMLDVEGTPEAIAKEDVLVETGQKEGFVTQADGGVTVALDITLTDALRDEGLVREVISKVQTQRRASNFNVTDRIVLHYEGDEALCQVIEENASWIAGEVLAVLIERGVGDDAQAWDINGHALKLSLRVQA from the coding sequence ATGTACAAAAAAGTATCCACAGACCTGCATTTTGCGGCGCGGGAAAAGGAAGTGCTGCGCTTTTGGAAGGACAACGATATCTTTGCAAAAAGTAGCCGCATGCGCGAGGGAGGCCCCACGTTCACCTTTTACGACGGGCCGCCCACAGCCAACGGCAAGCCGCATATCGGCCACGTGCTCACCCGCTCTTTCAAGGATGTGGTGCCCCGCTACCGCACCATGAAGGGCTACCATGTGCTGCGCAAGGCAGGCTGGGACACCCACGGCCTGCCCGTGGAGCTGGAGGTGGAAAAGCTGCTGGGCATCGACGGCAAGCCGCAGATCGAGGCCTACGGCGTGGAGCCCTTTATCCAGCAGTGCAAAAAGAGCGTGTGGAAGTATCTCTCCCAGTGGCAGGAGATGAGCGAGCGCGTGGGCTTCTGGGTGGATATGGAGCACCCCTACATCACCTACGACAACAACTACATCGAATCGGTGTGGTGGTCGCTCAAACAGCTGTGGGACAAGGGCCTGATCTATAAGGGCCATAAGATTGTGCCCTATTGCCCGCGCTGCGGCACCGCGCTCTCCAGCCACGAGGTGGCGCAGGGCTACAAGGACGTCACCGACGTGACGGCCATCGCGCGCTTCAGGCTCAAGGGGGAGGAAAACACCTCCATCCTGGCCTGGACCACCACGCCCTGGACGCTGCCCTCCAACGTGGCGCTGTGCGTCAACGCCCGCGAGACCTATGTGCGCGCCCGCCTGAAGGGCGAGGTGTTCATCCTGGCCGAGGCGCTCGTTGCGCGCGTGCTGGGCGAGGGGGCCGAGATCCTCTCGCGCTGCAAGGGCAGCGACCTGGAGGGGACCGAATATGTGCCCCTGTACGATTTTGCGGATGTCTCGGGTAAAAAGGCCTGGTTTGTGGTGTGCGACGATTACGTCACCCTGGAGGAAGGCACAGGCGTGGTGCACATCGCCCCCGCCTTCGGCGAGGACGACAGCCGCGTGGGCCAGAAGTACGATTTGCCGCTGGTGCAGCTGGTCGATACCCAGGGACAGTTTGTAGCGGGCTGCGGGGATTTGAGCGGCCTGTTCGTCAAGGACGCGGACGCTGTCATCCTCAAGGATCTGGAGGTGCGCGGCCTGCTCTTTGCGGCCGAGCCGCACGAGCACGCCTATCCCTTCTGCTGGCGCTGCGACACCCCGCTGATCTACTACGCGCGCCAGAGCTGGTTTATCCGCATGACCGCCCTGCGCGACGAGCTTGTCAAAAACAACCGCTCCATCAACTGGATGCCGGACAATATCAAGGAAGGCCGCATGGGCAATTTCCTGGAGAACGTGGTGGACTGGGGCCTGTCGCGCGAGCGCTACTGGGGCACCCCGCTGCCCATTTGGGAGTGCGCCTGCGGGCACCGGCACATGGTGGGCAGCATCAAAGAGCTGCGGGAGCTGGGACGCGACGTGCCTGAGGATATCGAGCTGCACAAGCCCTATATCGACCAGGTGCATCTGACCTGCCCTGACTGCGGCGGCGAGATGCAGCGCGTCAGCGAGGTGATCGACTGCTGGTACGACTCGGGCTCCATGCCCTTTGCCCAGTGGCATTACCCGTTTGAAAACCAAAGTATTTTCAAGGAAAACTACCCAGCCGACTTTATCAGCGAGGCGGTGGACCAGACCCGCGGCTGGTTCTATACGCTGCTGGCCATCTCCACCGCCGTGTTCGGCCAGGCGCCCTTTAAAAACTGCATCGTGCTGGGCCATGTCAACGACAAGGACGGCCAGAAGATGTCCAAACACAAGGGCAACGTGGTGGACCCTTGGACGATACTGGATAAACAGGGCGCCGACGCGGTGCGCTGGTACTTCTTTACTGTGTCTTCCCCCTGGCTGCCCAGCCGCTTCTACGCCGAGGCAGTCTCCGAGGCGCAGCGCAAGTACATGGGCACACTGTGGAACACCTACGCGTTTTACATCCTGTATGCGGATATCGATGCGTTTGACCCCACCAAGCATACGCTTGACAAGGAGAACCTGCCCCTGCTGGATCGCTGGATCCTCTCGCGTTTAAACGAGCTGGTGCGCTTTGTGGATACGTCCATGGAGGACTACAAGATCACCGAGGCGGCGCGCGCGCTGAGCGATTTTGTCGACGAGCTGTCCAACTGGTACGTGCGCCGCGGCCGCGAGCGCTACTGGGCGGGCGCCATGGCGCAGGATAAGGTCAACGCCTTTATGACCCTCTACACCGTGCTGGAGACCCTCACCCGGCTGACGGCGCCCTTTACGCCGTTTATGGCTGAGGAGATGTACCAGAACCTGGTGCGCACGGTAGATAAAGACGCGCCCGAGAGCGTGCACATGTGCGATTTCCCCGTCTGCGATGAAAGCATGATCGATCCGGACATGTGCAGGCAGATGGAGGGTGTGCTGGACGTGGTGGTGCTGGGACGCGCGGCGCGCAACGCCGCGGGGATGAAGATCCGCCAGCCGCTCTCGCACATGCTGCTGTGCGGCGTGGCGCTGGATGAGACCTACACCGACCTTGTGGCCGACGAGCTCAACGTCAAAAAGGTGTCGGTGGTGCAGGACCTCTCCGATCTGATCGTATACACCTTCAAGCCCCAGCTGCGCACGCTGGGCCCCCGCTTTGGCAAGCGGCTGGGTGCGGTGCGCAAGGCGCTGGCGGAGGCTGACGCCGCCGCGGCCATGGCCGCCTGGGATAAGGGCGAGGCCTACATGCTGGATGTGGAGGGCACGCCCGAGGCCATTGCCAAGGAGGACGTGCTGGTGGAGACGGGCCAGAAGGAAGGCTTCGTCACCCAGGCGGACGGCGGCGTCACCGTGGCGCTGGATATCACCCTCACCGACGCGCTGAGGGACGAGGGCCTGGTGCGCGAGGTGATCTCCAAGGTACAGACGCAGCGGCGCGCGTCAAACTTCAACGTCACAGACCGCATCGTGCTGCACTACGAGGGGGACGAGGCGCTCTGCCAGGTGATCGAAGAGAACGCCAGCTGGATCGCGGGCGAGGTGCTGGCTGTGCTCATCGAGCGCGGCGTGGGCGATGACGCCCAAGCGTGGGATATCAACGGCCACGCGCTCAAGCTCAGCCTGCGCGTGCAGGCGTAA
- a CDS encoding TldD/PmbA family protein gives MDWMEMVLSLALDAGASEAEVILSDSESLRVGAYQGGIEQFSRAQACGAGLRLRASGRVGSAFTEKRTEADAQLLVQRAVESAAIAGEEDEPPFAGGGALADTRPCPAFDAQAMRASALALEQAALAVDARVTRVPHCSVQAHQMSFQLRGTNGLSLHVTRAFSLAAAEAIAQQGEDTQSASAFDAGFALADIDFDRIARAASGEAVRLLGARSVHTGTYPVVLRWDMMCLLMEAFAGAFSAEAAQKKVSALIGKEGARVAAPLVQLWDDAANRALWGCAAFDDEGAACSSRPLIENGVFQGFLHNRKTAARAGVCSTGNAMRGSYGTTLSVAPHQLTLRAGQTKESALRTIAPGALYITELQGIHTVSALTGDFSLAAKGFLCEPDGTLGQGVSQVTVAGNFFTLLERIEALGNVLHQDAPSFGTCVAAPDVLVSALTVAGR, from the coding sequence ATGGATTGGATGGAGATGGTGCTTTCGCTGGCGCTGGATGCGGGCGCAAGCGAGGCGGAGGTAATCTTAAGTGACAGCGAAAGCCTGCGCGTAGGCGCCTACCAGGGCGGGATCGAACAGTTTTCCCGCGCCCAGGCGTGCGGTGCGGGCTTGCGCCTGCGCGCATCGGGGCGCGTGGGCAGCGCCTTTACGGAAAAACGCACCGAGGCGGACGCGCAGCTGCTGGTGCAGCGCGCCGTGGAGAGCGCGGCCATCGCGGGAGAGGAGGACGAGCCTCCCTTTGCCGGCGGCGGGGCGCTTGCAGATACCCGGCCATGCCCCGCCTTTGACGCGCAGGCGATGCGCGCATCGGCGCTTGCGCTGGAGCAGGCGGCGCTCGCCGTGGACGCGCGCGTGACGCGCGTGCCCCACTGCAGCGTGCAGGCGCACCAGATGTCGTTCCAGCTGCGCGGCACAAACGGCCTGTCGCTGCACGTGACGCGCGCCTTCAGCCTGGCGGCGGCGGAGGCCATCGCCCAGCAGGGGGAGGATACCCAGAGCGCCAGCGCGTTTGACGCGGGGTTTGCGCTTGCGGACATTGATTTTGATCGCATAGCCCGGGCGGCCTCCGGCGAGGCCGTGCGCCTGCTGGGGGCGCGCAGCGTGCACACCGGCACCTACCCGGTGGTGCTGCGCTGGGATATGATGTGCCTGCTGATGGAGGCGTTCGCGGGCGCGTTCTCCGCTGAGGCGGCGCAGAAGAAGGTCTCGGCGCTCATCGGCAAGGAAGGCGCGCGTGTGGCCGCGCCGCTGGTGCAGCTGTGGGACGATGCCGCCAACCGCGCGCTGTGGGGATGCGCGGCCTTTGACGACGAGGGCGCTGCATGCAGCAGCCGCCCCCTGATTGAAAACGGCGTGTTCCAGGGCTTTCTGCACAACCGAAAGACCGCCGCCAGGGCGGGCGTCTGCTCCACCGGCAACGCGATGCGGGGCAGTTACGGCACTACGCTCTCGGTGGCGCCCCACCAGCTGACGCTGCGCGCGGGCCAGACAAAAGAGAGCGCCCTGCGCACCATCGCGCCCGGCGCGCTCTACATCACCGAGCTGCAGGGCATCCACACGGTATCGGCGCTGACGGGGGATTTTTCCCTGGCGGCCAAGGGCTTTTTGTGCGAACCGGACGGCACGCTGGGCCAGGGCGTCTCTCAAGTGACGGTTGCGGGAAACTTTTTTACCCTGCTGGAACGCATCGAGGCGCTGGGCAACGTGCTGCACCAGGACGCGCCCAGCTTTGGCACCTGCGTGGCCGCGCCCGACGTGCTGGTATCGGCATTGACCGTTGCGGGGCGGTGA
- a CDS encoding class I SAM-dependent methyltransferase produces the protein MFITQNWQDFAVLDAGDGEKLERWGHVLLRRPDPQAIWPKDEAMPWQKVDARYERAASGGGKWRFYKTLPERWSIRYKDLQFYVHPTGFKHTGLFPEQAVNWDFMRACIEKAGRPVRVLNLFAYTGGATLACAQAGARVVHVDAAKGMVLWAKENAQLSGLGEASIRYIVDDCEKFVQRELRRGNRYDGIVMDPPSYGRGPGGEVWRLEDKAAPLVALCAQLLSDAPLFFLVNAYTTGLQPAVLQNLLTWALKDRAGTIDAQEVCLPTARGLVLPCGAAGRFTGA, from the coding sequence ATGTTTATCACGCAAAATTGGCAGGACTTTGCCGTGCTCGACGCGGGCGACGGCGAGAAACTGGAGCGCTGGGGGCATGTGCTGCTGCGCAGGCCCGACCCGCAGGCCATCTGGCCCAAGGATGAGGCCATGCCGTGGCAAAAGGTGGACGCCCGCTACGAGCGCGCCGCCTCGGGCGGGGGCAAGTGGCGCTTTTACAAGACGCTGCCCGAGCGCTGGAGCATCCGCTACAAGGACCTGCAGTTTTACGTGCACCCCACCGGCTTTAAGCACACCGGCCTGTTCCCGGAGCAGGCGGTCAACTGGGACTTTATGCGCGCCTGCATCGAAAAGGCCGGCCGGCCGGTGCGGGTGCTCAACCTGTTTGCCTACACGGGCGGCGCGACGCTCGCCTGCGCGCAGGCGGGTGCGCGCGTGGTGCACGTGGACGCGGCCAAGGGCATGGTGCTCTGGGCCAAGGAAAACGCCCAGCTTTCCGGCCTGGGCGAGGCGTCCATCCGCTATATCGTGGACGACTGTGAAAAATTCGTGCAGCGGGAGCTGCGCCGCGGCAACCGCTACGACGGCATTGTGATGGATCCGCCCAGCTACGGGCGTGGGCCGGGGGGCGAGGTGTGGCGCCTGGAGGACAAGGCCGCGCCGCTGGTGGCGCTGTGCGCCCAGCTTTTGAGCGATGCGCCGCTGTTTTTTCTGGTCAACGCCTACACCACCGGCCTGCAGCCGGCGGTGCTGCAAAATTTACTTACCTGGGCGCTGAAGGACCGCGCGGGCACAATCGACGCCCAGGAAGTGTGCCTGCCCACGGCGCGTGGCCTGGTGCTGCCCTGCGGTGCTGCGGGGCGCTTTACGGGGGCGTAA
- a CDS encoding ABC transporter ATP-binding protein, protein MKQSIVVEHLTKRYTQRAVLDDISFCVAPGEMAALLGGNGAGKTTTLSCIEGLRRMDKGSVTVAGHPAGSRQARLCTGVQLQNASLPDVMLVREAIAQFCLWNGRPFRQDLLDAFALAPLAARRYGRLSTGEKRRLHLALALVCDPPVLLLDEPTAGLDVAGRAALHDVIRALKKEGRTILLASHDMAEVEALCDRVLVLQDGRIAFDGAPASLAARGGRLRVHIKASAPLPPVAGMPVVENAQGYAVYEAGDIAAGLLALLSCAKEAGIRVRDVRLEHPSLEAQLIEMTKKEGQA, encoded by the coding sequence ATGAAACAGAGTATTGTTGTGGAGCACCTTACCAAGCGCTACACGCAGCGCGCTGTGCTGGACGATATCAGCTTTTGCGTGGCGCCGGGCGAGATGGCGGCGTTGTTGGGGGGCAACGGCGCGGGCAAGACCACCACGCTCTCGTGCATTGAGGGGCTGCGCCGCATGGACAAAGGCAGCGTCACCGTGGCGGGGCATCCGGCAGGCAGCCGCCAGGCGCGCCTGTGCACCGGGGTGCAGCTGCAGAACGCCTCACTGCCCGATGTGATGCTGGTGCGCGAGGCGATCGCCCAGTTCTGCCTGTGGAACGGGCGCCCCTTCCGGCAGGATTTGCTCGATGCGTTTGCGCTTGCGCCGCTGGCCGCGCGCCGCTATGGCAGGCTTTCCACCGGCGAGAAGCGGCGGCTGCACCTGGCACTGGCGCTGGTGTGCGACCCGCCGGTGCTGCTATTGGACGAACCCACCGCGGGGCTGGACGTGGCGGGCCGCGCGGCGCTGCACGATGTGATTCGCGCGCTCAAAAAAGAGGGGCGCACCATCCTGCTGGCCAGCCACGACATGGCCGAGGTGGAGGCGCTCTGCGACCGGGTGCTGGTGCTACAGGATGGCCGCATCGCCTTTGACGGCGCGCCCGCATCGCTTGCCGCGCGGGGTGGGCGCCTGCGCGTGCACATCAAGGCAAGCGCGCCGCTGCCCCCCGTCGCGGGCATGCCTGTGGTGGAAAACGCACAGGGCTACGCCGTCTATGAGGCGGGCGATATCGCTGCGGGACTGCTTGCGCTGCTCTCATGTGCCAAGGAGGCGGGCATCCGCGTGCGGGATGTGCGTCTGGAGCATCCCTCGCTGGAGGCGCAGCTCATTGAGATGACGAAAAAGGAGGGGCAGGCATGA
- a CDS encoding DUF134 domain-containing protein, protein MARPRKQRRVCGMPRCDRFEAQMPGGAHVHMRVDEFEAIRLIDHEALTQQQCAERMGVARPTVQRIYEQARKKLADFLVEGGALSIHGGDYALCDAPAPGQGADATAAQRQEPPAPARPDIFLALPVMRQSEDALLAPSLRRAPYLMLYDAAHETCVYLQNGDAQVRGGGVKAARRVVESGATALIVPHLGERASQMLETAGVAVCAATPGNAAENIARYLAEEA, encoded by the coding sequence ATGGCCAGACCGCGCAAACAGCGCCGCGTCTGCGGCATGCCGCGCTGTGACCGGTTTGAGGCGCAGATGCCGGGCGGCGCGCATGTGCACATGCGCGTGGACGAGTTTGAGGCCATCCGGCTAATCGACCACGAGGCGCTCACCCAGCAGCAGTGCGCCGAGCGCATGGGGGTGGCGCGCCCCACCGTGCAGCGCATCTACGAGCAGGCGCGCAAAAAGCTGGCGGATTTCCTCGTGGAGGGCGGCGCGCTGTCCATCCACGGCGGGGATTACGCGCTGTGCGATGCGCCCGCGCCTGGGCAGGGCGCGGATGCGACGGCCGCACAACGGCAGGAACCGCCTGCCCCTGCGCGGCCGGATATCTTCCTTGCGCTGCCCGTGATGCGCCAGAGCGAGGATGCGCTGCTTGCACCGTCGCTTCGGCGCGCGCCCTATTTGATGCTCTACGACGCGGCGCATGAGACGTGCGTGTACCTGCAAAACGGGGACGCGCAGGTGCGCGGCGGGGGCGTCAAGGCGGCCCGGCGGGTGGTGGAGAGCGGCGCCACGGCGCTGATTGTGCCGCATTTGGGGGAGCGCGCCTCCCAGATGCTGGAAACGGCGGGCGTGGCGGTGTGCGCAGCAACGCCCGGCAACGCCGCGGAGAATATCGCGCGCTATCTGGCCGAGGAGGCGTAA
- a CDS encoding TldD/PmbA family protein, protein MITQDTMAAVLQAALARGGDFAEVFLEDTDSTVLTMMDGRIEQAKSGTLFGAGLRLIDGDASIYAYGNDVTPAGLLEMAKSVAASLDGLGRGRDIVLPPARRVRDAHAPSSPDMVARSMRPKAALVQRIDRAARSFDACIAQVGVTYTDAVRRIWVANSLGTYVHDEKVRTRAAIQAVARDARGMQTGRCGPGRLMAFGDFVREIDVEAAARQAARLAKTALEAPACPAGRMPVVIAGGFGGVLFHEACGHALEATSVARGASVFCGKLGHKIASDVVSAVDDGTIPYAWGSGNIDDEGNPTARNVLIERGVLKGYLVDMLGSRRMGMPANGCGRRQNYRYAPTSRMSNTFILPGRDNVDEMIATMGDGLYCKSMGGGSVNPATGAFNFAVQEGYLVRGGVIQHAVRGANLIGRGDLLLLDIDRVADDLSMDQGMCGSQSGSVPTNVGQPTIRVRAMTVGGAKEGDA, encoded by the coding sequence TTGATCACACAGGATACCATGGCCGCGGTGCTGCAGGCGGCGCTTGCGCGCGGCGGCGACTTTGCAGAGGTCTTTCTGGAGGATACCGATTCCACCGTGCTTACCATGATGGACGGCCGCATCGAGCAGGCCAAATCGGGCACCCTCTTTGGCGCGGGCCTGCGCCTGATCGACGGGGACGCGAGCATCTACGCCTACGGCAATGACGTGACGCCCGCGGGCCTGCTGGAGATGGCCAAGAGTGTGGCCGCGTCGCTGGATGGCCTGGGCAGGGGGCGCGATATCGTGCTGCCCCCCGCGCGCAGGGTGCGCGATGCGCACGCGCCCTCCTCGCCGGACATGGTGGCGCGCAGCATGCGGCCCAAGGCGGCGCTGGTGCAACGCATTGACCGCGCGGCGCGTAGCTTTGACGCGTGTATCGCGCAGGTGGGGGTCACCTACACCGACGCGGTGCGGCGCATCTGGGTGGCCAACTCGCTGGGCACGTACGTGCACGATGAAAAGGTGCGCACCCGCGCGGCCATCCAGGCGGTTGCCCGGGACGCGCGCGGCATGCAGACGGGCCGCTGCGGCCCGGGGCGGCTGATGGCCTTTGGGGATTTTGTGCGGGAGATCGACGTGGAGGCGGCGGCACGCCAGGCGGCGCGGCTGGCCAAAACGGCGCTGGAGGCGCCTGCCTGCCCCGCCGGACGCATGCCCGTCGTTATTGCGGGAGGCTTTGGCGGCGTGCTGTTCCACGAGGCCTGCGGCCACGCGCTGGAAGCCACCAGCGTGGCGCGCGGCGCGTCGGTGTTCTGCGGCAAGCTGGGGCATAAGATCGCAAGCGACGTGGTCTCGGCCGTGGACGACGGTACCATCCCCTACGCGTGGGGTTCGGGCAACATCGATGACGAGGGAAACCCCACCGCGCGCAACGTGCTCATCGAGCGCGGCGTGCTCAAGGGGTATCTGGTGGACATGCTGGGCAGCCGGCGCATGGGCATGCCGGCCAACGGCTGCGGCCGCAGGCAGAATTACCGCTACGCGCCCACCTCACGCATGAGCAACACGTTCATTCTGCCGGGCAGGGACAATGTCGATGAGATGATCGCCACCATGGGGGACGGCCTTTACTGCAAGAGCATGGGCGGCGGCTCGGTCAATCCGGCCACAGGTGCGTTCAACTTTGCCGTGCAGGAGGGGTACCTGGTGCGCGGCGGGGTGATCCAGCACGCGGTGCGGGGGGCCAACCTCATTGGCAGGGGGGATTTGCTGCTGCTGGACATCGATCGCGTGGCGGATGACCTTTCTATGGACCAGGGCATGTGCGGCAGCCAGAGCGGCAGCGTGCCCACCAACGTGGGCCAGCCCACCATCCGCGTGCGCGCGATGACGGTGGGCGGCGCAAAGGAGGGGGATGCGTAG
- a CDS encoding RluA family pseudouridine synthase, with protein MRHMHVLYEDNHILVAVKPCNMPSQQDASGDPDALSDLKQYVKTRYRKPGAVYLGLVHRLDRPAGGVMVFARTSKAAARLSAQVSTHQMGRTYRAVVHGAAPQRGTLVDYLRKDGATNTVSVVPAGTAGAKRAALCYRCLARAGELSLLEVTLQTGRAHQIRVQMMHAGYPLYGDARYGHDAPGAQLALWGVTLRLVHPTRKTPMAFTCAPPACAPWTDFWFAPLP; from the coding sequence ATGCGGCATATGCACGTGCTCTATGAGGATAACCACATCCTGGTGGCGGTCAAACCCTGCAACATGCCCAGCCAGCAGGACGCCTCGGGCGATCCGGACGCGCTGAGCGATCTAAAGCAATACGTCAAGACGCGCTACCGCAAGCCGGGCGCGGTGTACCTGGGGCTGGTGCACCGGCTGGACCGGCCCGCCGGCGGGGTGATGGTGTTTGCCCGCACATCCAAGGCGGCGGCGCGCCTCAGCGCGCAGGTGTCCACGCACCAGATGGGGCGTACCTATCGCGCGGTGGTGCACGGCGCGGCGCCGCAAAGAGGCACGCTGGTAGATTACCTGCGCAAGGACGGCGCTACCAACACGGTATCGGTCGTGCCCGCGGGCACCGCCGGCGCCAAGCGGGCGGCGCTCTGCTATCGATGTCTGGCGCGGGCGGGGGAGCTTTCGCTTTTGGAGGTGACGCTGCAGACGGGGCGTGCCCACCAGATCCGCGTGCAGATGATGCACGCGGGCTACCCGCTCTACGGCGACGCGCGCTACGGGCATGACGCCCCTGGCGCGCAGCTGGCGCTGTGGGGCGTGACGCTGCGCCTTGTGCATCCCACGCGCAAAACGCCTATGGCCTTTACCTGCGCGCCGCCGGCCTGCGCGCCCTGGACGGACTTCTGGTTTGCACCGCTGCCCTAG